GCGCGCGCGTCAGGCACTGGCGCAGCAGCGCCAGCGGAAACAGTTGCGGCGTCAGCGCATGCCATAGCGCTTCGCGTTCGACCGTATGGGCAATTGCATCTTTGCCCGGCTCGCTGCGTTTCATGGTATCGCGCACCGGTGCGGCAAGAATGCCACCGACCCGGCTGTGTCGACAAATAGCCAGCAGGCGGTTCAAATCTTCTGCCGCCAGACAAGGGCGCGCCGCGTCATGCACCAGCACCCACGCCGCATTGCCCGCCGCCGACAGCCCGGCCAGTACCGAATCAGCGCGCTGTTTGCCGCCGGTAACCGTCTCAATGCGGCTATCGCTGGTGAGCGGCAGCTGTTGAAAATAGTCGTCATCCGGGCCGAGCGCCACGATCACCCGGTTAATCGCCGGATGCGCCAGCAGGCTGGCGATGCTGTGTTCCAGAATAGTGGCGTGACCAATAGTCAGGTACTGCTTGGGCCGTTCGGACTGCATGCGGCTGCCGATACCGGCAGCAGGCACTACGGCGATAATATCCGGCCAGGAGTCAGTTAGTGTGGTCATTGCTATCGTTGTTGGTTCGGCAGGGTCTGCTGCCCGTTACGTTTATTTTGATCCGTCACCAGGCGATAGAAGGTCTCGCCGGGCCTAATCATTCCCAGCTCATTGCGTGCGCGTTCCTCAATCGCCTCTGAACCGCCGTTGAGATCGTCGATTTCAGCAAACAATTGATCGTTACGTGCTTTTAGTTTGGCATTACTCGCCTGTTGTACCGCGACGTCGTCGTTGACGCGGGTATAATCGTGAATCCCGTTCTTGCCCAGCCACAGCGAATACTGTAGCCAGACCAGCAATGCAAGTAACAGCAGCGTCAGTTTTCCCATCCCCGCCCCCTGAAAAACGGCTCAATCATCCCATAACTTTTCGCCGGACTCCACTGTACAGGCGAAATTGCACCGCTTTCTCTCCAGGGTGCCTGGAAAAGCCGCAGCGGGTAAAGTTTTGTAACGCGCGGTCGCGTTTGATCATCAGTTGATATCGCTCAGCCGCCGTGGATTACGACGGGCAGCGATCGTCAGAAAGCCACGCCGGACGTTACCAGCCGGTGAGCCAGGAGAAAAGCATCCAGAATAAACAAATCACCGTCGCCAGTGTTAACAGCAACGTCCAGATAAGCTGACCGCGCAGCAACAGCCCAAAGACAATGCCCGTCAGCACCGCAACCGGCAGCAGAGCGAGGAAGAACGGCCAGGTATAGAGTAGAAAAAACAGTGTGTTAGAACCATACAGCAGAAAAGGGATAGCCAGCGCGCACCAGTAAGAGACGAAACCGATAACGCCGCCGGGGAAAGACCAAGCGCGATCGTCCTGGTCATGCTCATTTTTACGGGCCAGCAGGGGCGTAACATTATGCATAGGTATCCTGTTGTTGCGCATAGCGGCCCGCTCTCAGGCGGTTCGCCGCTGCAATCTCAGGCTTTGATAATATCGCGCCCGCGTAGCAGATCTAACAGTTGCGCCGTTAATATTGTTACCAATTGTTCACCATCAAGGTGAATTTCAGGCAGCGAAGGCGCCTCATAAACCGCATCGATACCGGTAAAATTACGCAGCTCGCCGGCACGCGCTTTTTTATACAATCCCTTGGGATCGCGCGCCTCACAGATCGCCAGCGGCGTATCAACAAATACCTCAATAAACTGGCCCGGAGCCAGCATCTCGCGCACCATCTGGCGCTCGGCGCGATGAGGGGAAATAAAAGCGGTCAGCACTATCAGTCCGGCATCCACCATCAGTCGCGCCACTTCACCGACACGGCGGATATTCTCTTTGCGGTCGGCATCGCTGAAGCCCAGATCGCGGCAAAGACCGTGGCGCACATTATCGCCGTCGAGCAGATAAGTGCTGACGCCCAGCTGATACAGCGCCTGCTCCAGCGCGCCCGCCACCGTTGATTTACCGGAGCCGGAAAGCCCGGTAAACCAAAGCACCACGCCCTGATGACCGTGCTGTCGCTCGCGATCGGCCCGCGCTATCGCATGGGCGTGCCAGACCACGTTCTCATCATGCGCCGCCATCTTATTTCGTACCCAGACTGCGCAGATCGCGCGCTTCCCAGTGCGGGAAGTGCCGACGAATCAGGGCGTTCAGCTCCAGCTCAAAAGCGGAAAAATCACCGCGTCCACTGCTGATGGTCTCCTGCTGCGGCTGGCGGATCATACCCGCACCAACGGTAACGTTGGTCAGGCGATCGATAAAGATCATTCCACCGGTCACCGGATTGTGCTGATAGGGATCGATCGCTACCGGTTCGTCAAAGGTTATATTGACCAGCCCGATGCCGTTCAGCGGCAGTGCTTCAATCTCGTGGTGATGGGTCAGGTTGTTGATATTAACCTGATAATCGATGCTCTCAACGCGCGCACGGGTTTTCTTACCGGCAATTTTCACGTCAAAGCTCTGCCCTGGCGTCAGCGCCTGCTCCGCCATCCAGACTACATCCACCGAAGCACTCTGCACTGCGGTCAGCGTCTCTTCCGCCGCCACCAGCAGATCGCCACGGCTGATATCGATCTCATCGCTCAGCACGATGGTTATCGCTTCGCCCGCTCCCACTTCCGGCAGATCGCCATCGAAAGTGACGATACGCGCCACGGTCGATTCCACACCAGACGGTAGTACCTTCACGCGCTGTCCGACACGCAGGTTACCTGAGGCGAGCGTTCCCGCGTAGCCGCGAAAATCGAGATTAGGCCGGTTAACGTACTGTACCGGAAAGCGCATCGGCTGACTTTCCACCGCGCGGTTTACCTCTACCGTTTCCAGCACGTCCAGCAGCGTTGGGCCGCTGTACCAGCTCATCAGAACGCTCTGTGTCGCCACGTTGTCGCCTTCCAGCGCCGACATCGGCACAAAACGAATATCCAGATCGCCCGGAAGCTGCGCGGCGAAATCGAAATAGTCCTGCTTAATCTGCTCAAAGCGCTGCTGGCTGTACTCCACCAGATCCATTTTGTTGATCGCTACCACCAGATGTTTAATGCCCAGCAGCGTGGAGATAAAACTGTGGCGGCGCGTCTGATCCAGCACGCCCTTACGCGCATCAATCAGCAGGATCGCCAGATCGCAGGTGGAAGCACCCGTGGCCATATTGCGCGTGTACTGCTCATGTCCCGGCGTGTCGGCGATGATAAATTTGC
The sequence above is a segment of the Mixta intestinalis genome. Coding sequences within it:
- the ispD gene encoding 2-C-methyl-D-erythritol 4-phosphate cytidylyltransferase, encoding MTTLTDSWPDIIAVVPAAGIGSRMQSERPKQYLTIGHATILEHSIASLLAHPAINRVIVALGPDDDYFQQLPLTSDSRIETVTGGKQRADSVLAGLSAAGNAAWVLVHDAARPCLAAEDLNRLLAICRHSRVGGILAAPVRDTMKRSEPGKDAIAHTVEREALWHALTPQLFPLALLRQCLTRALHEGATITDEASALEYCGYHPELVTGRSDNIKVTRPEDLALAAFYLTQLHNKEYA
- the ftsB gene encoding cell division protein FtsB; the encoded protein is MGKLTLLLLALLVWLQYSLWLGKNGIHDYTRVNDDVAVQQASNAKLKARNDQLFAEIDDLNGGSEAIEERARNELGMIRPGETFYRLVTDQNKRNGQQTLPNQQR
- a CDS encoding DUF3561 family protein, with translation MHNVTPLLARKNEHDQDDRAWSFPGGVIGFVSYWCALAIPFLLYGSNTLFFLLYTWPFFLALLPVAVLTGIVFGLLLRGQLIWTLLLTLATVICLFWMLFSWLTGW
- the cysC gene encoding adenylyl-sulfate kinase — protein: MAAHDENVVWHAHAIARADRERQHGHQGVVLWFTGLSGSGKSTVAGALEQALYQLGVSTYLLDGDNVRHGLCRDLGFSDADRKENIRRVGEVARLMVDAGLIVLTAFISPHRAERQMVREMLAPGQFIEVFVDTPLAICEARDPKGLYKKARAGELRNFTGIDAVYEAPSLPEIHLDGEQLVTILTAQLLDLLRGRDIIKA
- the cysN gene encoding sulfate adenylyltransferase subunit CysN, producing the protein MNTVIAQQIAEQGGVEAWLHAQQHKSLLRFLTCGSVDDGKSTLIGRLLHDTRQIYEDQLSSLHNDSKRHGTQGEKLDLALLVDGLQAEREQGITIDVAYRYFSTEKRKFIIADTPGHEQYTRNMATGASTCDLAILLIDARKGVLDQTRRHSFISTLLGIKHLVVAINKMDLVEYSQQRFEQIKQDYFDFAAQLPGDLDIRFVPMSALEGDNVATQSVLMSWYSGPTLLDVLETVEVNRAVESQPMRFPVQYVNRPNLDFRGYAGTLASGNLRVGQRVKVLPSGVESTVARIVTFDGDLPEVGAGEAITIVLSDEIDISRGDLLVAAEETLTAVQSASVDVVWMAEQALTPGQSFDVKIAGKKTRARVESIDYQVNINNLTHHHEIEALPLNGIGLVNITFDEPVAIDPYQHNPVTGGMIFIDRLTNVTVGAGMIRQPQQETISSGRGDFSAFELELNALIRRHFPHWEARDLRSLGTK